From Rutidosis leptorrhynchoides isolate AG116_Rl617_1_P2 chromosome 3, CSIRO_AGI_Rlap_v1, whole genome shotgun sequence, a single genomic window includes:
- the LOC139899380 gene encoding monothiol glutaredoxin-S2-like, with translation MAMVRALVSERSVVIFSKSSCCMSHTIKTLISNFGANPTVYDLDELQKGEQIEKELKALGCKPSIPAVFIGQELIGGANEIMAIHLKGQLVPLLLRANAIWV, from the coding sequence ATGGCCATGGTTAGAGCATTGGTAAGCGAAAGATCGGTGGTTATATTCAGCAAAAGCTCATGCTGCATGAGCCACACGATTAAGACATTGATAAGCAATTTTGGAGCAAATCCAACTGTTTATGACCTAGATGAGCTTCAAAAGGGAGAACAAATAGAGAAGGAACTTAAGGCTTTAGGATGTAAACCGAGCATACCAGCCGTGTTCATTGGGCAGGAGCTGATTGGTGGGGCCAACGAGATAATGGCTATTCATCTAAAGGGTCAGCTGGTTCCATTGCTACTAAGGGCTAATGCTATATGGGTTTAA
- the LOC139899381 gene encoding monothiol glutaredoxin-S2-like, producing the protein MAMVRALVNERSVVIFSKSSCCMSHTIKTLISSFGANPTVYDLDELQKGHQIEKELKALRCKPSIPAVFIGQELIGGANEIMTLHLKGQLVPLLLRANAIWV; encoded by the coding sequence ATGGCTATGGTTAGAGCATTGGTAAACGAAAGATCAGTGGTTATATTCAGCAAAAGCTCCTGCTGCATGAGCCACACGATTAAGACACTGATAAGCAGTTTTGGAGCAAATCCAACTGTTTATGACCTAGATGAGCTTCAAAAGGGACATCAAATAGAGAAAGAACTTAAGGCATTACGATGTAAACCGAGCATACCAGCCGTGTTCATTGGGCAGGAGCTGATTGGTGGGGCCAACGAGATAATGACTCTTCATCTAAAGGGTCAGCTGGTTCCATTGCTACTAAGGGCTAATGCTATATGGGTTTAA
- the LOC139899382 gene encoding monothiol glutaredoxin-S2-like, with protein MAIVTRLVKDKAVVIFSKSSCCLCHSIKTLICSFGANPTVNELDERADGQQIEKELKALGCKPCVPAVFIGEELVGGANEIMSLHLKGELVPMLIKERAIWL; from the coding sequence ATGGCAATAGTGACAAGATTGGTTAAAGATAAGGCGGTGGTTATATTCAGCAAAAGTTCTTGCTGTTTATGCCACAGCATCAAGACACTGATATGCAGCTTTGGAGCCAACCCAACTGTAAACGAGCTTGATGAACGTGCAGATGGCCAGCAAATCGAGAAGGAGCTCAAAGCATTAGGATGTAAGCCATGTGTCCCAGCCGTATTTATAGGAGAGGAGTTGGTCGGTGGAGCCAACGAGATCATGAGTCTGCATCTCAAAGGAGAGCTGGTCCCAATGCTCATCAAAGAGAGAGCAATATGGCTCTAG